In Cydia fagiglandana chromosome 16, ilCydFagi1.1, whole genome shotgun sequence, the following are encoded in one genomic region:
- the LOC134671770 gene encoding uncharacterized protein LOC134671770, with the protein MAQDFPAKEINGINLENYYPSKRSCNSVSYIHKKFFNNSKETVPGVNQNTVKTELKIIDRMKKTRPKTSTQNKANKTDKDIDETSVCNDEVIGQTIRFAKNIVPIVIPPSANDRSPVYYTIKTSRKSRLRNNKPRDNPVSQDPRTYRKQQEKKVIETFRKENFKSQTESFSHESFSRSSVENIVISQSLNSTVSELTERKTRKTRHNDKRLDRSHVAASESLEALATELLQTSGEAKIKIHLMDDTAKDLFYESIRKPVIEAIRESVAEIMHSKEEETKTVHRYVQYHSQKLDNILDKLACIEKRLDGAEEKVKIRKETCKMSALEEIGEDMAEENEDSEDEMSVVYNAEEKRGRCASGIVRLNPLHKIDEASPCSGDGEVINQKAIAPTISSRPDKISTRYCWTDSAN; encoded by the exons ATGGCACAAG aTTTTCCAGCAAAGGAGATTAACGGTATAAATTTAGAAAATTACTATCCTAGTAAACGGTCTTGTAACTCAGTGTCTTACATTCATAAGAAATTCTTCAACAACTCTAAGGAAACTGTTCCTGGTGTTAATCAAAATACTGTCAAAACTGAGCTAAAAATTATAGATCGCATGAAGAAAACAAGACCTAAAACATCTACACAAAATAAAGCAAACAAAACTGATAAGGATATCGATGAAACCAGTGTATGTAACGACGAAGTTATAGGACAGACTATAAGATTCGCAAAAAATATAGTCCCTATAGTCATTCCTCCGAGCGCCAACGATAGGTCTCCTGTTTACTATACTATAAAGACCTCAAGAAAATCACGGCTCAGGAATAATAAGCCAAGAGATAATCCTGTCAGCCAAGATCCAAGGACGTACAGAAAGCAACAAGAAAAGAAAGTTATAGAAacgtttcgtaaagaaaatttTAAAAGTCAGACAGAGAGTTTCAGTCATGAATCTTTTAGCAGATCGTCTGTAGAAAATATAGTCATCAGCCAATCTCTTAATAGTACTGTTTCTGAATTAACTGaaagaaaaacaagaaaaacGCGTCATAATGATAAAAGATTGGATAGATCTCACGTCGCCGCATCCGAGTCTTTGGAGGCTTTAGCTACTGAACTATTACAAACATCCGGTGAAGCCAAGATAAAAATTCATCTCATGGATGACACGGCTAAAGACCTTTTCTATGAATCAATCCGCAAGCCAGTCATAGAAGCGATCAGAGAATCAGTAGCAGAAATAATGCATTCCAAGGAAGAAGAAACTAAAACTGTGCATAGATATGTGCAATATCACAGTCAGAAATTAGATAATATTTTAGATAAACTAGCATGCATTGAAAAAAGATTAGATGGTGCTGAAGAGAAAGTTAAAATACGTAAAGAGACATGTAAAATGTCCGCTCTTGAAGAAATAGGCGAGGATATGGCAGAGGAGAATGAGGATTCTGAAGATGAAATGAGTGTTGTTTACAACGCTGAAGAAAAGAGAGGCAGGTGCGCTAGTGGTATAGTTAGACTAAATCCTTTACACAAAATAGATGAAGCAAGCCCTTGCAGCGGCGATGGAGAAGTAATAAATCAGAAGGCAATAGCTCCTACAATTTCATCGCGTCCCGACAAAatttccactaggtactgctgGACAGATTCCGCCAACTAA